From the genome of Acropora palmata chromosome 8, jaAcrPala1.3, whole genome shotgun sequence:
ATGCAAGTGACAAATTTAGCCATCTTTTATTGGCTATCAaacttatgaattattaatgatttgaGAAGTTCAATCAAATTACCTGGAGTTGAGTGTCCATAGTCAATGCATGCTTCTTTCAATTCATCTGCAAGGGTTGCTTCATGAACAACTACATCTGCATCAGCAGCAATTGTTTTAATCTTGGAAGAGTCACAAGTGTCACCAAGAATAACAAGTTTCCGCCCTGGTCGAGGCGGTCCCATGACCTCATTGGGAGTGATCTGGCTGCCATCAGGAGCAATGATGCTTTCACcatcttttatttttgaataCAAAGGTCCTGGAGGAattcctttttgtttcaacaaaGAAGGATCAAGCTTTCCAGGGATTTGTTTCTCTTGAACCACATAACCAAAGCACATAGTTCGATGCTTGAGAGGAGCAGCAAAAAAACAGTCAAATTTGATTCCTGACAAACTTGCCATAAACAatccttgttttcaaataTAGGTCTTCCCAATGTTTCATTTGGATGTTGTCTGTCTGTTGTGGATGAATCCAAAGGTCCTGTGTTACCACTTTGACAAAAATCTGCAATTAAACATCAAAGCATGCATTAACATCTGAGTTATTGAGGGCGCATGCCTTTCACCTGAAGGTGTTCAAATCTTGACTGACAGTCTCAGACtacgagaggtttttctccaagTACTTTGGTTTAACCCCTCCAATTTTTTGCAACCCTTCACTCCTTCAAatcggtaaaaaaaaaaattgaagtttcCCTTTCATTCAGAAACCATCCCCTTcccattgaaaaaaataacaacaacaaaactccTTTTCCTAAAAGACGCACCTGAATGTGAACAGTAAAGTTCATGTACGGAGTAACTAAACCCAAGCAAAGATTGCGACAATTCCAAACACACTCTCAAGTATTTCCTCAGTCCGACTGGCCCAAAAATTTCGATAGGCGGCCTATTCTCCGCACAGTTTAACCCTATCGTGCATAATAAGCCAGGGAGCCCGAACAAATGATCTCCATGAAGATGAGTGATAAAAATCTTCGTAAGTTTTCCTGGTTTAATGCAACTCTTCCTAAGTTGAATCTGACTTCCTTCGCCACAATCAAACATCCAGGAACCTGAGTCATGCTTCAAGACTGTACATGATGCTCCCCTATGCGGAGAAGGATAACATGATCCAGTACCTAAAAAGTGCAGCTCCATTTCTGCTGTAAAATATTGTCGCCAAACTCATGTGAGTGTTTCATGTTACCTAGACCGAGTCCTTCCCCGGTATTACCCAAGATTCTGCACTACCGTGCCGCGGGCTCTCTTGAAGTTCAGGCGTCGATGGGGTGTAAGTAAGTCTGCGTGAAAGTTCACGGAGCTGAGTAAGCTTAAGTCTGCGTGAACGTTCACGGAGCTGTGTAACCTTTACTTTTGTATTGCGTTCAGGTCTGAAAGCTGCTCTCACAGAGAGGCTTCATAGTTTTTTCCGACCTCAAAGGACCAAGAGAAAACTGAACACAAGGACAAAAGtatttacaaacaaacagCTCCTTTAGGAATCACCTAATACAATAAAAACCAATGACCAACAAGACAGAACTGTTAATGTCAAGAACAATCGAGGACGCAGTATTCGTAGGGGGTGGGGTGGGAGGCTAAGGATGAAGTGTCGCGTCCCGCTCGGTCATTGAGGCCTTGCAATGATTGCCTGTTGGGCGTGCTGTAAATCGCCAGTAAGGTCGCCGAGAGTTGATGTTGTAACTGAACCCAAGGCTATCTACAAGCATGAATCTACCCCGATTCGTTCTTTGTTCCACCAAATGGCAGGTAACTGGGGAAGCGTCTCGATCGACAAGAACATTATGGCTAGGGGGAGCGGGGTCCACAAAATGGACGACCCATTTTAATGTGTCTCTTTTAAAAAAGGGATGGCGTGTCTAAGTGTGTATCAACTATCTGTGGCATAAGTAAGACAAAACTCGTTAGACACTAGTATTGGgggtggaagctgaataatgaataacgggattaaataaaaaatgaataatgaatatttgaGTTTGGAAAGTCAGGAATTAGAattgagacaattgcttaaattgtccagtgaGTGCGAGGTCATTTCTTTAATCCATGTATATTTTCTATTAATGAATGAGTCACAACTATTTGTGAGATCCAACTCTACTATGAAACAAGAGGCAAGGTAATGCATGCCATGTAAATGATTTCCAATGTTATTTACTTCTCATTCTTttttaaagtaaaacaaagcttaaCAAGCTTAGAATTTACTAGGAACCTTTTCAGTTAAATCCCCTAACTCTTTTTTAGATATAGAGGGGAAGGTAAATACTAACACTTACCGAAATATTTAACTTATTTCATACAACAAAGCACAATATAAATGCTGAACTTCAGACAAACATCTCTGAACGTGAACATAGCTATGCTTCAAAAGGAATTGCGTTTCGCCCACCAGCGAGATCGACCCCTCCGAGATCGCTCCCTATATGTCAAGTTCGACCCGTTAACTCAAACGAGTTCATCCCCTGCAATAATTGATAAAATCAACGGTACAAGTGATGTGTGTTAATCAGTCCATACGCACTAATAAAGATGCTGAAGGCTAGCAtgacgaagctgacgtttcgagcgttcgaCCTTCGTCGTTACTTGCCGATTAGATtgcgaagctgacgtttcgagcgtaaGCGCTTCACCATTctctctgacgaagggctcaCGCtccaaaatgtcagcttcttTATCTCTGcaaggtggaaatttgatccttatcaaggtctttgacaccaaattttcaagtAAGTAGCTGGTTGTCCGTGAAACATTAAGTCAGCTTCAGTTCGCGGAATAATTCCTTCTTGGTAATATTCAATTTTTCGTAAACTGTATTTTTAACATACGAGAGAAATGAAATTTGCATGCTACCATATTTCACAATGGAAAATTAACATGGGTTGGTGACTTACGTCAGCTTTGGGGAATATTCCCGTTTGGCATAGCAACTACAGCGTGTCTTGGAAGCTTCAAAGGGTAACAtgcaaaatgctttcaaaGATTACACAAGCAGTTCATGACGAGCACGATAAAAACATGGCAATTGCAACTTAGCGCTCCTCTAGAAGTTAAATCTTTGCCACCCATAACAAATCAAAGACCATTtgggaagaaaagaaaagaacttgTTTGACCCCTAATTTGCATTAAGGGATTTTCTAGCTGATTGTCCCTAAAATATTCGGTCAGCTTTTGCAGAATATTGCCGTTTGGTaatattcaagtttttgtaaACTGTATTCTTAACATAATAGAGAAACGAAATTTGAATGCTAGCCATATTTCGCAATCGAAAATTAACATAGGCAGATGTTACTATTTTCGGCAAATCGATCTTACTTGGGATCGAAGGTGAAAGACCATTTGAAGGGGAATCTTTACTCCTGAAGGCCAAGGAGAATTTGATGTTTGATATAGCAGCTTTTTATCGGATGGATGTCGAATTCCCACGTGAGAatgatatatatgaaatgaaattgctGATGGAACCCACTGGGAACTCGGAAAAATGcgagccccagatgggatttgaacccacgaccatCCTTgatctatttgttaattatataataactcAAGTCATTCTACAAAATCACTACGTACATCCGGGTTCCCATGAGATGCGCACGCACCGCCGTAGGTCAGTGCATAGTTCGTTCGCCGTGGGTTCGGCTGTGTGGTGAGGGCTCTTCAATCTTGGTGTTCTGTTAACCGCTTTTGTCACGGTAAGTTTATCTGTCTTTTTATTCTGTTTCCTCCTTTTCGTGGACGAGTTCCACTTAGCCTGTTCAGGATTTTTGGCCTGAACTTCTCGGTTGTTGTGACGTGTCACTGTGCTCAGCCGAGCAAGCGACTTTGGGACGTGTCCTGAGTCGTATTTCCTTTCATTATAACGTGGTTTTTACCTATTTTCGGCCTATTGGTTGTATTAACGTTTCCAACTTGTTTGGAGTTGTTTTCTTGCCGTGAATTTTAACCGGCTTGCAACCACGTGGCGGACAAGTCCGCCACTTTGCTTTGCGATAAGGTTGGCCTATTTGTTTTCGTCTTATCTTTAGACGGTGAAGGATCAGGCTAACTCAGGTGTCACCGAGACTCCAGGAACCTCTGACCTTCCTGTGACTTCGGAGTTGAAGGCAATGCTTGCCGAGCTCCTGGAGGGTGCCAAAAAGGATATTCTGTCTAATGTGCAAGAATCCATAGACCAGATTATGCAGACTTTGAATATGTAGAGTCTGAGTCTGAGGGGCCGCAAAATCAAGTAAACCCAGAGGCCAATACTGATACCGCTGGGGCCACCAAAATCGACAATTTTATTCAGCCGGAACCCTCCGATCTTGAAGAAGGATCCAGTAGCGATTCTTTTAAAACGCTTGCTGAGGAGTTCAGtgttgcaaagaaaacagctCCAGCCATTGACTCAAGTCTGGCAGAAATTGTGAAGAGTCTGCTCTTGGAGAAACTTCCTAAAGACAAGCTAGCAGAAGTGCAAAACAAGTACCTTAGACCTGAAAACTGCACCAatttggtggctcctaaaataaataagcagGTTTGGCAACAGTTACGCCAGGAGACAAGGAGCAATGACTCAGCATTCCAGAAGGCGCAGTCTTTGTTGTTGTAAGGTCTATATGCTGTACTTCAGACATGTAATAGTTCAAGTGGAGAGCAGAAGAATGTTCTTACCCATGCAGCGCCAGAAGTTTTCTAAACCAGGTAGGCAGTTCACAGTTCGTGAGGTTGCCTCTTTCAATGGAACCTTGGTTTCTAGTTTCCCAGTGGTAGAGTTTTGGCCCCTTAAGGCCTGTTCAAACGCACTATACACGCACTATACAACACTTGACTTTGTATGATCGGCATTGTATAGCGTTGTTGGGTAAGGTGTTCAAACGTACTATACACGGACTATACAACCACTCTACAAGTATGACGAAACAGAGAATTGTGGGTTAAGATTACCCATAGTTCCACGCGCGTTTCCATAGAAATGACGTAAAACTGCGCATGCTCGCATGCAGTATAATGCTCTACAAGTCGAGTGGTGCGTTCAAACGAGTTCGACTTTGTAGAGTATCGCTTCAGTGATCgcgaaacaaaggaaaagtcGAGTGGTTGTCGAGTAGaagtttgaccagtttcaaaCATTGCTATACACGACACGATTAGACTTGTCGAATCGTGTATAGTGGGCACTATACAAGGTGTTCAAACGCACTGAACTTTGTAGAGTATAAAAGTCGAATGTTGTATGGTATACAAAGTCGAGTGCGTTTGAACAGGCCTTTACACTATCGCCATATCGAGGCAGATAAAGAGcttaaattgaatttgaataaGGGAAATTTTGACTCTCATATGACACTGTGATAAAGCATCGGGAATCCTTGTCATCCCTCGGTGGACAACGCAACACTTTTTCACTGTTGTACTCAGCTTGCTGACAGACATGCCTCTTATTCTGAAAGCTTCAGCTC
Proteins encoded in this window:
- the LOC141889952 gene encoding LOW QUALITY PROTEIN: zinc phosphodiesterase ELAC protein 1-like (The sequence of the model RefSeq protein was modified relative to this genomic sequence to represent the inferred CDS: deleted 2 bases in 1 codon), giving the protein MELHFLGTGSCYPSPHRGASCTVLKHDSGSWMFDCGEGSQIQLRKSCIKPGKLTKIFITHLHGDHLFGLPGLLCTIGLNCAENRPPIEIFGPVGLRKYLRVCLELSQSLLGFSYSVHELYCSHSDFCQSGNTGPLDSSTTDRQHPNETLGRPIFENKDCLWQVCQESNLTVFAAPLKHRTMCFGYVVQEKQIPGKLDPSLLKQKGIPPGPLYSKIKDGESIIAPDGSQITPNEVMGPPRPGRKLVILGDTCDSSKIKTIAADADVVVHEATLADELKEACIDYGHSTPEMAGQFATSIKAKKLVLTHFSQRYKSVGNAESTINVDESENVSKLVKQAEKTFTGCIIAADDFMVIQVLLKD